From Arcobacter sp. CECT 8983, the proteins below share one genomic window:
- a CDS encoding ABC transporter ATP-binding protein, whose translation MILEVQNVTKKFGGVTAIKDTSFHVNAKEIYGLIGPNGAGKTTMFNVITGNYEPTEGAVKFHGQRIDGIKPYKIVHRGIARTFQNIRLFNSMNVLDNILIGFDYQAEYSYLEAIFRLPRFFKEERRVRKRAFEIMEVLGISQFADEMATSLSYGSQRKVEIARALAASPQLLLLDEPAAGMNPQETDELAELFFKIRDEFDVTILLIEHDMKFVNKLCDRVMVLDYGKTIFEGHIKDAIKDEEVIKAYLGDFKHA comes from the coding sequence ATGATTTTAGAAGTACAAAATGTAACTAAAAAATTTGGTGGAGTAACTGCCATAAAAGACACAAGTTTTCATGTAAATGCAAAGGAAATTTATGGTCTTATTGGTCCAAATGGGGCTGGTAAAACTACTATGTTTAATGTTATTACAGGAAATTATGAACCAACAGAAGGTGCAGTAAAATTTCATGGACAAAGAATTGATGGAATAAAACCATATAAAATTGTGCATAGAGGAATAGCAAGAACATTTCAAAATATTAGACTTTTTAATTCTATGAATGTATTAGACAATATTTTAATAGGTTTTGATTATCAAGCTGAATACAGTTATTTAGAAGCAATATTTAGATTACCAAGATTTTTTAAAGAAGAAAGAAGAGTAAGAAAAAGAGCTTTTGAAATTATGGAAGTTTTAGGTATTTCCCAATTTGCAGATGAAATGGCTACATCATTATCTTATGGAAGTCAAAGAAAAGTAGAAATAGCAAGAGCTTTAGCAGCTTCTCCTCAACTTTTACTTCTTGATGAACCAGCAGCAGGTATGAATCCTCAAGAAACAGATGAGCTTGCTGAACTTTTCTTTAAGATTAGAGATGAATTTGATGTAACAATTTTACTAATTGAACATGATATGAAGTTTGTAAATAAGCTTTGTGATAGAGTTATGGTTTTAGACTATGGAAAAACAATCTTTGAAGGACATATAAAAGATGCAATTAAAGATGAAGAAGTAATTAAAGCTTACCTTGGAGATTTTAAACATGCTTAA
- a CDS encoding prepilin-type N-terminal cleavage/methylation domain-containing protein → MKKAFSLIEIIIVIVVISIIASFLISKYATTINSTVKTTVKADIALINSAISKKNTKNILLNKAEITYLDNAITNQKGLEIFDNILQVPLISTNLSQKELGKWIKMSKDKYRVYISKQEFLEYRFKNDIFSCVSDLKLCKEFE, encoded by the coding sequence ATGAAAAAGGCATTTTCACTTATTGAAATTATTATTGTAATTGTAGTTATCTCTATAATTGCGAGTTTTCTAATAAGTAAATATGCTACTACTATAAATAGTACAGTAAAAACTACTGTAAAAGCAGATATAGCATTAATTAATAGTGCTATATCGAAAAAAAATACTAAAAATATATTGCTAAATAAAGCAGAAATTACTTATTTAGATAATGCAATAACAAATCAAAAAGGATTAGAGATTTTTGATAATATTTTACAAGTACCCTTGATTTCAACAAACTTATCTCAAAAAGAGCTTGGCAAATGGATCAAAATGTCTAAAGATAAATATAGAGTTTATATTTCAAAACAAGAGTTTTTAGAGTATAGATTTAAAAATGATATATTTTCTTGTGTAAGTGATTTAAAACTTTGTAAAGAGTTTGAATAA
- the aat gene encoding leucyl/phenylalanyl-tRNA--protein transferase, producing MTLLEPIEKIYLLDEDNFDFPTLDMMNNDLVAVGGDFHPQRLLNAYKNGLFPWFMDEYNHIHWFSPQQRMVLYPEEMKVSKSLKKTIKNKGFVVKTNENFEEVMKNCASIKRKHEDDTWINDYFIQAYTNLHKLGYAYSIETYLNDELVGGLYGVLIDDVFCGESMFAKVSDASKVAFYHLCKQAKENGINLIDCQVHNEHLESLGAKEIPREEYFKMLKK from the coding sequence ATGACACTTTTAGAACCAATTGAAAAAATATACTTACTTGATGAAGATAACTTTGACTTTCCTACTTTAGATATGATGAATAATGATTTAGTTGCAGTTGGAGGAGACTTTCATCCACAAAGACTACTAAATGCTTATAAAAATGGTTTATTCCCTTGGTTCATGGATGAATATAATCATATTCACTGGTTTTCTCCTCAACAAAGAATGGTCTTATACCCAGAAGAAATGAAGGTATCAAAAAGCCTTAAAAAGACAATCAAAAACAAAGGTTTTGTTGTAAAAACAAATGAAAACTTTGAAGAGGTTATGAAAAATTGTGCAAGTATTAAAAGAAAACATGAAGATGACACTTGGATAAATGATTATTTTATTCAAGCATATACAAACCTTCATAAACTAGGATATGCATACTCTATAGAAACATACTTAAATGATGAATTAGTTGGTGGTCTTTATGGAGTTTTAATAGATGATGTTTTTTGTGGAGAGAGTATGTTTGCTAAAGTTAGTGATGCTTCAAAAGTTGCTTTTTATCATCTATGCAAACAAGCAAAAGAAAATGGCATAAACCTAATTGATTGTCAAGTACATAATGAACACTTAGAAAGTCTTGGAGCCAAAGAAATTCCAAGAGAAGAATATTTTAAGATGTTAAAAAAATAA
- a CDS encoding heavy-metal-associated domain-containing protein, producing MQKTFKANNINCQNCSNLIKGSLEEEFGEINVDLTKSPKEVTVEIADESSEAKFKEEMKDLGFEIIEN from the coding sequence ATGCAAAAAACGTTTAAAGCAAACAATATCAATTGTCAAAATTGTTCAAATTTAATTAAAGGTTCATTAGAAGAAGAGTTTGGAGAAATAAATGTAGATTTAACAAAAAGTCCAAAAGAAGTAACAGTTGAAATAGCTGATGAATCAAGTGAAGCAAAATTTAAAGAAGAGATGAAAGACCTTGGGTTTGAAATTATAGAAAACTAA
- a CDS encoding cell division protein ZapB — protein sequence MDIISTLNNKIEKLIHEYELLKKENELLKRDLDDLKNENDELERNNQDMLLKIDSTLTFVEAKSSGK from the coding sequence ATGGATATCATCAGTACATTAAATAATAAAATAGAAAAACTTATACATGAATATGAACTTCTTAAAAAAGAGAATGAATTATTAAAACGTGACTTAGATGATTTAAAAAATGAGAATGATGAATTAGAAAGAAATAACCAAGATATGCTTTTAAAAATCGATAGTACGTTAACTTTCGTTGAGGCAAAGAGTAGTGGAAAATAA
- a CDS encoding branched-chain amino acid ABC transporter permease, with the protein MMNDAIFTKQRLINLAIILTAIWFTWFAQVTFDEYTVRIINNVAIFVILAVSYNLINGVTGQLSLEPNGFVAVGAYVTAILTLDADAMLYQFDLEDPAQWVLALQADFAWALLFAGIVSALLALALSFPVFRVRGDYLAIVTLGFGFIIKILAINNPHITNGSLGLNDIPEFSNLYWTGGIAIFAVLAILNIIYSKYGRAMKAVRDDEDAATAMGVNTFKTKTLAFCTSAFFEGVGGGLLAALLTSISPDLFTFLLTFQLLIIIILGGLGSTTGAILGTVFVMAGLEWMRFLDEPMNIFGFQTEGTPGMRMVVFSLILIIVMLFAREGVMGKKELFDLKWFKKKKADK; encoded by the coding sequence ATGATGAACGATGCAATTTTTACAAAACAAAGATTGATAAATCTAGCAATTATATTAACTGCAATATGGTTTACATGGTTTGCCCAAGTAACCTTTGATGAATATACAGTAAGAATTATAAATAATGTTGCAATTTTTGTTATTTTAGCAGTTTCATATAATCTTATTAATGGTGTAACTGGTCAGTTATCCTTAGAACCAAATGGATTTGTTGCAGTTGGTGCTTATGTTACAGCTATTTTAACTCTTGATGCAGATGCAATGCTTTATCAATTTGATTTAGAAGATCCTGCCCAATGGGTTTTAGCACTGCAAGCGGATTTTGCTTGGGCTTTACTTTTTGCAGGTATTGTTTCTGCATTATTAGCTTTAGCCCTTTCTTTTCCTGTATTTAGAGTAAGAGGTGATTATCTTGCAATTGTTACATTAGGTTTTGGTTTTATTATTAAAATTTTAGCAATAAACAATCCTCATATTACAAATGGTTCTTTAGGGTTAAATGATATTCCTGAATTTTCAAACTTGTATTGGACAGGAGGTATTGCAATTTTTGCAGTTTTAGCAATATTAAATATTATCTACTCAAAATATGGTCGTGCAATGAAAGCTGTGCGAGATGATGAAGATGCAGCTACTGCAATGGGTGTAAATACTTTTAAAACAAAGACTTTAGCATTTTGTACGTCAGCATTCTTTGAAGGTGTTGGTGGTGGTTTATTAGCTGCCCTTTTAACATCAATCAGTCCAGATTTATTTACATTCTTACTAACATTCCAATTACTAATTATCATTATTTTAGGTGGGTTAGGTTCTACAACTGGAGCAATTCTAGGAACAGTTTTTGTTATGGCTGGTTTAGAGTGGATGAGATTCCTAGACGAACCTATGAATATCTTTGGTTTCCAAACAGAAGGAACACCTGGTATGAGAATGGTTGTCTTCTCTTTAATTTTAATTATAGTAATGCTATTTGCAAGAGAAGGAGTAATGGGTAAAAAAGAGTTATTTGACTTAAAATGGTTTAAAAAGAAAAAGGCAGACAAATGA
- a CDS encoding ABC transporter ATP-binding protein produces MLKIKDLKVYYGLINAVKGIEFEVSEGQIVSLIGSNGAGKTSTLQSIVNDVKKTGEISFKGDDISKLKTHKIIKNNIALVPEGRRCFQNLTIEENLRMGAFNNDENYERLQEHMFELFPRLVAKKGQLAGTMSGGEQQMLAIARALMSSPKLLMLDEPSLGLAPKIVGELFKTIERLRDEGITILLVEQNAFAALEISDYAYVLENGKIALEGTGAELIDSDEIREKYLGG; encoded by the coding sequence ATGCTTAAAATAAAAGATTTAAAAGTTTATTATGGATTAATAAATGCAGTTAAAGGTATTGAGTTTGAAGTAAGTGAAGGACAGATTGTTTCATTAATTGGAAGTAATGGTGCTGGAAAAACTTCAACTTTACAATCAATAGTAAATGATGTTAAAAAAACAGGTGAAATAAGCTTTAAAGGTGATGATATCTCTAAACTTAAAACTCATAAAATTATTAAAAATAATATTGCATTAGTTCCAGAAGGAAGAAGATGTTTTCAGAATTTAACTATTGAAGAAAACCTTAGAATGGGTGCTTTTAACAACGATGAAAATTATGAAAGACTACAAGAGCATATGTTTGAGTTATTTCCTAGACTTGTGGCAAAAAAAGGTCAATTAGCTGGAACTATGAGTGGAGGGGAACAACAAATGCTTGCTATTGCAAGGGCATTAATGAGTTCTCCAAAACTTCTTATGCTTGATGAACCATCACTTGGTCTTGCTCCAAAGATTGTAGGAGAACTTTTTAAGACTATTGAAAGATTAAGAGATGAAGGAATTACTATTTTATTAGTCGAACAAAATGCTTTTGCTGCATTGGAAATCTCTGATTATGCCTATGTTCTAGAAAATGGTAAAATAGCTTTAGAAGGAACTGGAGCTGAACTTATCGATTCTGATGAAATTAGAGAAAAATATTTAGGTGGGTAA
- a CDS encoding tetrahydrodipicolinate N-succinyltransferase N-terminal domain-containing protein, which yields MAFTKDDFKELVSNIQSQDWYKNPIGFGIAKVDRGQLNPEKILQATYPVVNWEENYGSAAIFLNALKEAGEEIDTSKSELVFNISDKFLTTCIESFRPYISEAKGQEHRNVQVISTLASLPIDSGLTADDYKVVFIFEDTNPTSAESVYLKLYALSTGKAALRGLNLDGAFGQLHNSAWVGNQPIELDWLRENEISLKLSGKYPSITKVDKFPQFLDHVIPADNTRILDTNKVRFGAQLAAGTTVMPGAAYINFNAGTEGAVMVEGRISSSAKVGAGSDVGGGASILGVLSGTDGVPVTIGENTLLGANSCTGTAIGDSCILDAGVTILPGTKITLSEKAVEQLKEINPDKEISTVMKGMDFLGVNGVHFRVNSQTGQTVAMRSTREVKLNSDLH from the coding sequence ATGGCTTTTACAAAAGATGATTTTAAAGAACTAGTATCAAATATCCAATCTCAAGACTGGTACAAAAATCCAATTGGTTTTGGTATCGCAAAAGTAGATAGAGGACAATTAAACCCTGAAAAAATTTTACAAGCAACATATCCTGTAGTAAACTGGGAAGAAAACTATGGAAGTGCTGCGATTTTTTTAAATGCATTAAAAGAAGCAGGTGAAGAAATTGATACTTCTAAATCAGAATTAGTATTTAATATCAGTGACAAATTTTTAACAACTTGTATTGAGTCTTTTAGACCATATATTTCAGAAGCAAAAGGACAAGAGCATAGAAATGTTCAAGTTATTTCTACTTTAGCTTCGTTACCAATTGATTCAGGTCTTACTGCTGATGATTATAAAGTTGTATTTATTTTTGAAGATACAAACCCAACAAGTGCAGAGTCTGTATATTTAAAACTTTATGCTTTATCAACTGGAAAAGCAGCACTTAGAGGTTTAAATCTTGATGGTGCCTTTGGTCAATTACATAATAGTGCTTGGGTTGGAAATCAACCAATTGAATTAGACTGGTTAAGAGAAAATGAAATTTCATTAAAACTATCTGGAAAATATCCAAGTATTACAAAAGTTGATAAATTCCCTCAATTCTTAGACCATGTAATTCCTGCAGATAACACAAGAATTTTAGATACAAATAAAGTTAGATTTGGTGCTCAATTAGCAGCTGGAACTACTGTAATGCCTGGTGCTGCATATATTAACTTTAATGCTGGAACTGAAGGTGCAGTTATGGTTGAAGGTAGAATTTCTTCAAGTGCAAAAGTAGGTGCTGGTTCTGATGTTGGTGGAGGAGCTTCAATTCTTGGTGTTCTTTCTGGTACTGATGGTGTTCCTGTAACTATTGGTGAGAATACATTATTAGGTGCTAATTCTTGTACTGGTACTGCAATTGGTGATTCTTGTATCTTAGATGCAGGTGTAACAATTTTACCAGGTACTAAAATTACTCTTTCTGAAAAAGCAGTTGAGCAATTAAAAGAGATTAACCCAGATAAAGAAATTTCTACTGTTATGAAAGGTATGGATTTCTTAGGTGTTAATGGAGTACACTTTAGAGTTAACTCTCAAACTGGTCAAACAGTTGCAATGAGATCAACAAGAGAAGTTAAATTAAACTCAGACTTACACTAA
- a CDS encoding helix-turn-helix transcriptional regulator, whose translation MCACEEKKLIRSCCEDISYISDITKVLPSQDKLIDISNVFKALADPTRAKMLYALIDYEICVGEMTNLLEIPQSHVSHQLRTLKKYGIVDFKKDKKMSFYFIKDKYIKDLLKLILKEKV comes from the coding sequence ATGTGTGCTTGTGAAGAAAAAAAACTAATTAGATCTTGTTGTGAAGATATTAGTTATATTTCTGATATAACTAAAGTTCTTCCTTCACAAGATAAATTAATAGATATATCAAATGTATTTAAAGCACTTGCTGACCCAACTAGAGCAAAAATGCTATATGCATTAATAGATTATGAGATATGTGTTGGAGAGATGACAAATTTACTTGAAATCCCTCAATCTCATGTTTCTCATCAGTTAAGAACTCTTAAAAAATATGGAATAGTTGATTTCAAAAAAGATAAGAAAATGTCTTTTTATTTCATAAAAGATAAATACATAAAAGATTTACTAAAACTAATCCTAAAAGAAAAGGTGTAA
- a CDS encoding primosomal protein N', which yields MNYYEVSLLKSPLEPLTFQYEEELELGTKVEVPLRNRKNYSDAVVVKKVEKPSFKCSDIKVITEFFYDAKTLEIAKFISQYYVCSLGEALSIFIPFNKKYENKNIKQEFDSQIELSPKQKEAYDFCEDKKQALLFANTGSGKTEVYIKTIEEVLNQSGQAVLLMPEISLTPQMQKRLEKVFSTSVAIWHSKITRKKKEEILQGLQEGSIKLVAGARSALFLPFDNLQLIVVDEEHDESYKSDSKPRYHAKDLSIYIAKKYDIKLILGSATASISSFSKLPFYRLKQTFYDTRKKIEFDDSSLDISLKVLNKIKQTLDNQNQVIVFLPTRANYKYQICTTCGKSVECPYCSVSMSLHKNDLALKCHYCGYAQKIPETCPSCNNGVIHNLRVGTAQIEEQLNEMFPEKVVKRFDRDEIKTDNKLKKILNDFNNNKIDILVGTQMLSKGHDYHNVKLAVVLGIDSILNMNSYKAREKALSLLIQIAGRSGRKGDGEVIVQTQNQDFFAEYLQEYDYADFLKEELEFREDLYPPFLKMAKVVFAHANGLKVKDELDKYVKLLKQKENIQVVGFGQCAIFKVANKYRYEIILRSSNVKALLQALHSIDSSMASIDMDTVY from the coding sequence ATGAATTATTATGAAGTATCTTTACTAAAATCACCACTTGAACCTTTAACCTTTCAATATGAAGAAGAACTAGAACTTGGAACTAAAGTTGAAGTTCCTTTACGAAATAGAAAAAACTATAGTGATGCTGTTGTAGTTAAAAAAGTAGAAAAGCCAAGCTTTAAATGTAGTGATATAAAGGTTATTACAGAGTTCTTTTATGATGCAAAAACCTTAGAAATAGCAAAATTTATTTCCCAATATTATGTGTGTTCTTTAGGGGAAGCTCTTAGTATTTTTATTCCTTTTAACAAAAAGTATGAAAATAAAAATATAAAGCAAGAATTTGACTCACAAATAGAGTTATCACCTAAACAGAAAGAAGCTTATGATTTTTGTGAAGATAAAAAACAAGCTTTACTTTTTGCAAATACAGGAAGTGGTAAAACAGAAGTTTATATAAAAACTATTGAAGAAGTTTTAAATCAAAGTGGGCAAGCAGTACTTCTTATGCCTGAAATTTCTTTAACACCTCAAATGCAAAAAAGACTGGAAAAGGTTTTTTCTACTTCTGTAGCTATTTGGCATTCAAAAATTACTAGAAAGAAAAAAGAAGAAATCCTACAAGGTTTACAAGAAGGAAGTATCAAACTTGTAGCAGGAGCTAGGTCTGCACTTTTTTTACCCTTTGATAATTTACAATTAATAGTTGTAGATGAAGAGCATGATGAATCATATAAAAGTGATTCAAAGCCAAGATATCATGCAAAAGATTTAAGTATTTATATTGCAAAGAAGTATGATATTAAACTTATTTTAGGAAGTGCAACAGCTTCTATCTCTTCTTTTTCAAAGCTACCTTTTTATAGGTTAAAGCAGACTTTTTATGATACAAGAAAGAAAATAGAGTTTGATGATTCATCTTTAGATATCTCTTTAAAGGTATTAAATAAAATAAAACAGACTTTAGATAATCAAAATCAAGTAATTGTATTTTTACCTACTAGAGCAAATTATAAATATCAAATTTGTACTACTTGTGGAAAATCAGTTGAATGCCCTTATTGTTCTGTTTCGATGAGTTTACATAAAAATGATTTAGCCTTAAAGTGTCACTATTGTGGATATGCTCAAAAAATACCAGAAACTTGTCCTTCTTGTAATAATGGAGTAATTCATAATCTAAGAGTAGGAACAGCACAAATTGAAGAACAGCTAAATGAAATGTTCCCTGAAAAAGTAGTAAAAAGATTTGATAGAGATGAAATTAAAACAGATAATAAACTAAAAAAGATTTTAAATGATTTTAACAACAATAAAATTGATATTTTAGTGGGAACTCAAATGCTTTCTAAAGGTCATGACTATCATAATGTGAAACTTGCAGTTGTTCTTGGAATTGATTCAATTTTAAATATGAACTCTTATAAAGCAAGGGAAAAGGCTCTATCTTTACTTATTCAAATAGCAGGAAGAAGTGGAAGAAAAGGTGATGGTGAAGTAATTGTTCAAACCCAAAACCAAGATTTCTTTGCAGAATATTTGCAAGAGTATGATTATGCAGATTTTTTAAAAGAGGAGTTAGAGTTTAGAGAAGATTTATATCCTCCTTTTTTAAAAATGGCAAAAGTTGTATTTGCACATGCAAATGGACTTAAAGTAAAAGATGAATTAGACAAATATGTTAAACTTTTAAAACAAAAAGAGAATATTCAAGTAGTAGGTTTTGGACAATGTGCAATATTTAAAGTTGCCAATAAATATAGATATGAAATAATTTTACGTTCTTCAAATGTAAAAGCCTTATTACAAGCCTTACATAGCATTGATTCTTCTATGGCATCCATTGATATGGATACAGTCTATTAA
- a CDS encoding cation-translocating P-type ATPase: MSKEKINLNISGMTCVNCSNGIEKFLNKQKGVESTKVSFASSEGEFTIDTETMTKDTLVKKIELLGYKVEEDFSHLEKAQEKEFKNLKNLFSISMTITAFMFIIMFSSIVDVSAKQYAIFALATVVQFFCGARFYKLAYKALSNRNYDMNVLVALGTSAAYFYSTFVVFFPNLFPEHLRFLYFDGAAVIISFVLLGRFLEERSKQKASDFLKKLMTLAPSIANLLDEKENSKEILASELKIDDKILVKTGEKIPADGEIIKGRADIDTSMITGESMPVFKEVGDEVLSGTLNTNGVITVKVTKLASDTTLSKIINLLKSAQSKQIPISRFADKIANIFVPSVIIIAMATFIIWAVVGEMQNAILASISVLIISCPCALGLATPIAIVSSVSKGAKEGILIKNPEVLEVIKDIQYAVFDKTGTLTKGEIAVTKTDIDEKYFSKILAVESLSEHPISKAVVNYLKDIEKQNYEVEDLEILAGRGIKAKIDNQLILLGNRQLLEENNISIKESHLEFYNERLELANGVILASLENESIGSFALEDELKENAEELIENLKKQNIKAILLTGDNKITASKIASKIGIDEVYSEVIPTQKFDVIKKVQEKGKVMFVGDGINDAPSIKQANIGVTLNSGADISKDAGDIILVNNELNSISKSIKLSIETMKIIKQNLFWAFIYNAIGIPLAAGILYPFFGLMLSPVYAGIAMSFSSVTVVLNSLRLKLKKL; the protein is encoded by the coding sequence ATGTCAAAAGAGAAAATAAATTTAAACATCTCAGGTATGACTTGTGTTAATTGCTCAAATGGAATTGAAAAGTTTTTAAATAAACAAAAGGGTGTTGAAAGTACAAAAGTAAGTTTTGCTTCTAGTGAAGGAGAGTTTACTATTGATACTGAAACTATGACAAAAGATACCCTTGTAAAAAAAATTGAACTTCTTGGATATAAAGTTGAAGAAGATTTTTCCCACCTAGAAAAAGCCCAAGAAAAAGAGTTTAAAAATCTTAAAAACCTTTTCTCTATTTCAATGACTATAACTGCATTTATGTTTATAATCATGTTTTCAAGTATAGTTGATGTATCAGCCAAACAATATGCTATCTTCGCACTTGCAACAGTTGTACAGTTTTTTTGTGGTGCTAGATTTTATAAATTAGCATATAAAGCTTTAAGTAACAGAAACTATGACATGAATGTTTTAGTTGCCCTAGGAACAAGTGCTGCATACTTTTATTCTACTTTTGTTGTGTTCTTCCCTAACCTATTCCCAGAACATTTAAGGTTCCTATATTTTGATGGAGCAGCTGTTATTATTTCATTTGTATTATTAGGAAGATTTTTAGAAGAACGCTCAAAACAAAAAGCAAGTGATTTCTTAAAAAAACTAATGACTTTAGCTCCTAGCATAGCAAATCTACTAGATGAAAAAGAAAATTCTAAAGAAATACTTGCAAGCGAACTTAAAATAGATGATAAGATTTTAGTTAAAACAGGAGAAAAGATACCTGCTGATGGAGAGATTATAAAAGGTCGTGCAGATATAGATACTTCAATGATTACAGGTGAATCAATGCCTGTCTTTAAAGAAGTAGGAGATGAAGTATTATCAGGAACTTTAAACACAAATGGTGTAATCACAGTAAAAGTGACAAAACTAGCAAGTGATACAACTTTATCAAAGATAATCAATCTTTTAAAATCAGCTCAAAGTAAACAAATACCTATTAGTAGATTTGCAGATAAAATAGCAAATATCTTTGTACCTTCTGTAATTATTATAGCTATGGCTACTTTTATTATATGGGCAGTAGTTGGAGAGATGCAAAATGCTATCTTAGCAAGTATCTCGGTACTTATTATCTCTTGTCCTTGTGCTTTAGGACTTGCTACTCCAATTGCAATTGTAAGTTCTGTAAGTAAAGGAGCGAAAGAAGGTATTTTAATCAAAAACCCTGAAGTCTTAGAAGTTATTAAAGATATACAATATGCAGTTTTTGATAAAACAGGAACTTTAACAAAAGGTGAAATAGCTGTAACTAAAACAGATATAGATGAAAAATACTTCTCTAAAATATTAGCTGTTGAAAGTTTAAGTGAACACCCTATTTCTAAAGCTGTTGTAAACTATTTAAAAGATATAGAAAAACAAAACTATGAGGTAGAAGATTTAGAAATCCTTGCAGGAAGAGGAATAAAAGCTAAAATAGATAATCAGTTAATTTTACTTGGAAACAGACAACTTTTAGAAGAGAATAATATTTCAATAAAAGAGTCTCACTTAGAGTTTTATAATGAAAGATTAGAGTTAGCAAATGGTGTTATCTTAGCTTCTTTAGAAAATGAAAGTATTGGTTCATTTGCCCTTGAAGATGAACTAAAAGAGAATGCAGAAGAGTTAATTGAAAATCTAAAAAAACAAAATATCAAAGCTATTTTATTAACAGGAGATAATAAAATTACTGCTTCTAAAATTGCTTCTAAAATTGGTATTGATGAAGTTTATAGTGAAGTTATTCCAACACAAAAATTCGATGTAATTAAAAAAGTTCAAGAAAAAGGTAAAGTTATGTTTGTAGGAGATGGAATAAATGATGCTCCATCAATCAAACAAGCTAATATTGGAGTAACTTTAAACTCTGGAGCTGATATAAGTAAAGATGCAGGAGATATAATTTTAGTAAACAATGAGCTTAACTCTATTTCTAAAAGTATTAAACTATCAATTGAAACAATGAAGATTATAAAACAAAATCTTTTCTGGGCGTTTATTTATAATGCAATAGGTATTCCACTTGCAGCAGGCATTTTATATCCATTCTTTGGACTTATGTTATCACCAGTATATGCAGGAATAGCTATGAGTTTTAGTTCAGTTACAGTTGTTCTAAATTCACTTAGACTAAAGCTTAAAAAGCTTTAG
- a CDS encoding TerB family tellurite resistance protein, which yields MLLMKLETKEKFSFLQLAHYLARIDNDYGEKEQEVILEYCAEMGIENDEDFELESFDLYNILKDFKSLKSKKIVILELMILIHADDKFDFEERNLIFQINEIFKLSQKEIEFYSQWGKATAALYTQGKLFIE from the coding sequence ATGCTATTAATGAAATTAGAAACAAAAGAGAAATTCTCATTTTTACAACTTGCACACTATTTAGCGAGAATTGACAATGATTATGGTGAAAAAGAACAAGAAGTTATTTTAGAATATTGTGCAGAAATGGGAATTGAAAATGATGAAGATTTTGAGTTAGAAAGTTTTGATTTATATAATATTTTAAAAGACTTTAAAAGTTTAAAGAGTAAAAAAATAGTTATTTTGGAGTTAATGATTTTGATTCATGCTGATGATAAGTTTGATTTTGAAGAAAGAAACCTTATTTTCCAGATAAATGAAATCTTTAAATTATCTCAAAAAGAAATAGAGTTTTATTCTCAATGGGGAAAAGCAACAGCAGCATTATATACCCAAGGCAAGCTCTTTATAGAGTAG